The following coding sequences are from one Brooklawnia cerclae window:
- a CDS encoding histidine kinase, with amino-acid sequence MRFVSRLPGGWWGLIFPTVSGLLAVILAASGVPLGQAWIGYATLALLGLGWFAVGARAVDDGPLSLPVTVVIILATALLCSLNPAMASVQVLAYPYAWSASDKRIRIVAANCGIAVAVVIGFTAHGWLGGGGLLDWFWSGLATGAASLTFSFAMGTWISSIARQAATRAVLQARLDAMSEELAQAHREAGAAAERERFAHEVHDTLTQTLTAVVMLTERAGDQLGADPEAAASTIGIAERTARQALAETRSLIAEGRGTQIGADGLAARIDRLCTRFGEETGVQVRTEMAGPLDALDRADQVVVLRCLQETLANVRKHARASAVTVELNTGPDGTLLAVTDDGVGFPDDVEAAAARGYGLSGMSSRLALANGSLTITTGSDGTRVSIHLPAATGRPQASSSQEGRQP; translated from the coding sequence CGACCCTGGCGCTGCTCGGCCTCGGCTGGTTCGCCGTGGGGGCCCGAGCGGTCGACGACGGGCCGCTCAGCCTTCCCGTGACCGTGGTGATCATCCTCGCGACCGCCCTCCTGTGTTCGCTCAACCCCGCCATGGCGAGCGTGCAGGTGCTCGCCTATCCCTATGCATGGTCCGCCTCCGACAAGCGGATTCGTATCGTCGCCGCGAACTGCGGCATCGCGGTCGCCGTCGTGATCGGGTTCACGGCCCATGGGTGGCTCGGGGGCGGCGGGCTCCTGGACTGGTTCTGGTCGGGCCTGGCCACCGGTGCGGCATCCCTGACCTTCAGCTTCGCGATGGGTACCTGGATCTCGTCGATCGCACGGCAGGCCGCCACCCGCGCGGTTCTGCAGGCCCGGCTGGACGCGATGAGCGAGGAACTGGCACAGGCCCACCGCGAGGCGGGCGCAGCCGCGGAGCGGGAGCGCTTCGCCCACGAAGTGCATGACACGCTCACCCAGACGCTGACCGCCGTGGTCATGCTCACCGAGCGGGCCGGCGATCAGCTGGGCGCCGACCCGGAGGCGGCCGCGTCCACCATCGGGATCGCCGAGCGCACCGCCCGGCAGGCCCTCGCCGAGACCCGTTCCCTCATCGCGGAGGGGCGGGGGACGCAGATCGGCGCCGACGGCCTGGCCGCGCGTATCGACAGGCTGTGCACCCGGTTCGGTGAGGAGACCGGGGTGCAGGTGCGCACCGAGATGGCAGGTCCGTTGGACGCGCTCGACCGCGCCGACCAGGTGGTGGTGCTGCGATGCCTGCAGGAGACGCTCGCCAACGTCCGCAAGCATGCCCGGGCGTCCGCCGTCACCGTCGAGCTGAACACCGGGCCTGACGGCACCCTGCTCGCGGTCACCGACGACGGGGTCGGGTTCCCCGACGACGTGGAGGCCGCCGCCGCGCGGGGCTACGGTCTGTCCGGGATGTCGAGCCGGCTCGCGCTCGCGAACGGCAGCCTGACCATCACGACAGGATCCGACGGCACCCGAGTCAGCATCCACCTGCCCGCCGCGACGGGCAGGCCACAAGCATCGTCGTCGCAGGAAGGCCGGCAACCGTGA
- a CDS encoding response regulator: MKANSAIRVLVVDDHPIVREGIVAIVASAPDLEVVGQAANGAEAITQFAALRPDIVLMDLRMPVMDGVSATAHIHAEHPEVTVVVLTTYETDEDILSAIEAGATGYLLKAAPKEELIAGVRAAANGQVALAPSVAAALVSRVQAPEPARLTPREIEVLGLVADGLSNAQIGRRLFITEATVKTHLLRLFEKLGVNDRTRAVTLAMERGILPRDSRRNS, encoded by the coding sequence GTGAAGGCGAACAGCGCGATACGCGTACTGGTCGTGGACGACCACCCGATCGTCCGGGAGGGCATCGTCGCGATCGTCGCGTCCGCCCCCGACCTCGAGGTCGTCGGGCAGGCCGCCAACGGCGCCGAGGCGATCACACAGTTCGCCGCGCTGCGGCCCGACATCGTCCTCATGGACCTGCGGATGCCCGTCATGGACGGGGTGAGCGCGACCGCACATATCCACGCCGAGCATCCCGAGGTCACGGTGGTCGTCCTGACCACCTACGAGACGGACGAGGACATCCTCTCGGCCATCGAGGCGGGAGCGACGGGCTACCTGCTCAAGGCTGCCCCCAAGGAGGAACTGATCGCCGGGGTGCGCGCCGCGGCGAACGGACAGGTCGCCCTGGCGCCGTCGGTCGCGGCGGCACTCGTCTCACGGGTGCAGGCACCCGAACCGGCGCGACTCACCCCGCGCGAGATCGAGGTGCTCGGCCTCGTGGCGGACGGGCTCAGCAACGCCCAGATCGGAAGGCGGCTGTTCATCACCGAGGCCACCGTGAAGACCCACCTGCTGCGGCTGTTCGAGAAGCTCGGCGTCAACGACCGCACCCGGGCCGTCACGCTGGCCATGGAGCGGGGCATCCTGCCTCGCGACAGCCGTCGAAACTCATAG
- a CDS encoding carboxymuconolactone decarboxylase family protein, whose protein sequence is MTASVSNGFALFAQEWPKTAQAHMAFVQAKAAESALDAKTNHLAYLAVLSAAGLTGGIAFHVGLAEQAGATPEEIRSAALVGLQAVGLCVLDGYAAVSAALGEAD, encoded by the coding sequence ATGACCGCATCAGTCAGCAACGGATTCGCGCTGTTCGCCCAGGAATGGCCGAAGACCGCTCAGGCGCACATGGCCTTCGTCCAGGCCAAGGCGGCCGAGTCGGCCCTCGACGCCAAGACCAACCACCTTGCCTACCTGGCGGTCCTGTCGGCCGCCGGGCTCACCGGGGGAATCGCCTTCCATGTGGGCCTGGCCGAGCAGGCGGGGGCCACGCCCGAGGAGATCAGGTCTGCCGCGCTGGTCGGCCTGCAGGCCGTCGGGTTGTGTGTTCTCGACGGGTACGCCGCAGTCTCGGCCGCCCTCGGCGAAGCCGACTGA
- a CDS encoding MarR family transcriptional regulator: MSEPAPRAIAAIRAWYRLDRAFVAANGWLRREHGVTGEQVGIARIVGERESWPMSQLRARLSMHPATLGQVLARLEERGLVRTSPDGDDGRRRNVALTARGRDLLAAIPLVGPVRLRTAHADPAELEALTRGFELAVELFGLARFADDPDFIDVRPIDTKSTDTQEQR; encoded by the coding sequence GTGTCCGAACCTGCTCCGCGTGCGATCGCAGCCATTCGAGCCTGGTATCGGCTCGATCGTGCCTTCGTGGCGGCGAATGGTTGGCTGCGGCGTGAACACGGCGTCACGGGGGAGCAGGTCGGCATAGCCCGGATAGTGGGTGAGCGGGAGTCCTGGCCGATGTCGCAGCTGCGGGCACGGCTGTCGATGCATCCGGCGACCCTCGGGCAGGTGCTGGCCCGGTTGGAGGAGCGAGGGCTGGTGCGGACCAGCCCCGACGGGGACGACGGCCGCCGCCGCAACGTCGCCCTCACCGCGCGGGGCCGCGACCTGTTGGCCGCGATCCCACTGGTGGGACCGGTCCGGTTGCGCACGGCTCACGCAGATCCCGCCGAACTCGAAGCTCTGACAAGGGGCTTCGAGTTGGCTGTCGAACTGTTCGGGTTGGCCCGGTTCGCCGACGATCCCGACTTCATCGACGTCCGACCCATCGACACGAAGTCGACCGACACACAGGAGCAGAGATGA
- a CDS encoding NADP-dependent oxidoreductase, protein MKAMVYRRYGEPRDVLEPAEVPEPKVGPESVLVAVAAAGVNPVDWQTMAGHLDTRFDVLFPVVPGWDFAGTVVRVGPNVTRFAPGDAVFGYARQDIVHHGTYAERIAVPERAVAHKPATLDWTRAAATPIAALTAWQALVDVLDVHPGDTVLVQAAAGGVGSFATQIARHLGARVVGTASPANHETLAAAGVIPVDRHGDLAAELRRAVPGGVDAVLDMYGGSAVRLHADLLRPTRGHKRIVSLADDGVRDLGGRFLFAQPDAGELHDIADLIDRGALHVPNVRTRPLAEAAHALADSAGGMTQGKIVLTVREPAEDARGADS, encoded by the coding sequence ATGAAGGCGATGGTCTACCGGCGCTACGGGGAACCCCGCGACGTGCTGGAGCCGGCCGAGGTTCCCGAGCCGAAGGTCGGGCCGGAGTCCGTCCTGGTCGCGGTCGCAGCCGCCGGCGTCAACCCCGTCGACTGGCAGACGATGGCCGGGCACCTGGACACCCGTTTCGACGTGCTGTTCCCCGTCGTCCCGGGCTGGGACTTCGCGGGAACGGTCGTCCGGGTCGGCCCGAACGTGACGCGGTTCGCCCCCGGCGACGCGGTGTTCGGCTATGCGCGGCAGGACATCGTCCACCACGGAACCTACGCGGAGCGCATCGCCGTTCCGGAACGTGCGGTGGCGCACAAGCCGGCCACCCTCGACTGGACGCGCGCCGCCGCGACCCCGATCGCGGCGCTCACCGCATGGCAGGCCCTCGTCGACGTCCTCGACGTGCACCCGGGCGACACCGTGCTCGTCCAGGCCGCCGCCGGAGGGGTGGGAAGCTTCGCCACCCAGATCGCCCGCCACCTCGGAGCACGCGTGGTCGGTACCGCGTCCCCGGCCAACCACGAGACACTCGCCGCAGCCGGGGTGATCCCCGTCGACCGTCACGGCGACCTCGCCGCCGAACTGCGCCGCGCGGTCCCCGGCGGGGTCGACGCCGTCCTCGACATGTACGGCGGCAGCGCTGTTCGCCTTCACGCAGACCTCCTCCGGCCGACGCGGGGCCACAAGCGAATCGTCTCTCTCGCCGACGACGGGGTACGCGATCTCGGCGGCAGATTCCTGTTCGCACAGCCCGACGCGGGCGAACTCCACGACATCGCGGATCTGATCGACCGGGGTGCCCTTCATGTGCCGAACGTCCGGACGCGTCCGCTCGCCGAGGCGGCGCATGCCCTGGCCGACAGCGCGGGCGGGATGACGCAGGGGAAGATCGTCCTCACCGTTCGGGAGCCGGCCGAAGATGCACGGGGCGCCGATTCCTGA
- a CDS encoding GNAT family N-acetyltransferase encodes MTYIADDDKSRLDRDWIWRMLSTEAYWGLWRKPADVDVQIGTAWRVVGIYEEETGAQVGFCRAVSDGLSFAYLADVIIDPGHRGRGLGKRLVRAMIDDGPGAAFRWMLFTQDAHGLYEQFGFGPADRSAMIRASTF; translated from the coding sequence ATGACCTACATCGCCGACGACGACAAGTCCCGCCTCGACCGTGACTGGATCTGGCGGATGCTGTCCACCGAGGCGTACTGGGGCTTGTGGCGCAAACCCGCGGACGTCGACGTGCAGATCGGGACGGCCTGGCGCGTCGTCGGGATCTACGAGGAGGAGACCGGGGCACAGGTCGGCTTCTGCCGGGCCGTCTCCGACGGGCTGTCCTTCGCCTACCTCGCCGACGTCATCATCGACCCTGGCCATCGCGGTCGTGGACTCGGCAAACGACTCGTCCGGGCGATGATCGACGACGGCCCCGGTGCCGCGTTCCGGTGGATGCTGTTCACGCAGGACGCCCATGGTCTCTACGAGCAATTCGGGTTCGGCCCGGCCGACCGGAGCGCGATGATCAGGGCCTCCACGTTCTGA
- a CDS encoding MarR family winged helix-turn-helix transcriptional regulator: MSETERPGAEIWRHLVYAQRSLTSQFAGRLRREFGLTMSQFEALLALWEAPGHFLHVSQLARTLLYSSGSTTHLVDRLKSLGLVGRCSCTADARMSEIRLTERGEDVIRRATQAYVATMEEMFEAHIEPGEIDTLLRFARRLAAGQRSPEPATETT; encoded by the coding sequence ATGTCCGAGACGGAGAGACCGGGCGCCGAGATCTGGCGCCACCTGGTGTACGCGCAGCGTTCGCTGACCAGCCAGTTCGCCGGCCGGCTGAGACGTGAGTTCGGGCTGACCATGTCCCAGTTCGAGGCGCTCCTCGCTTTGTGGGAGGCCCCGGGCCACTTCCTCCACGTCTCCCAGCTGGCACGCACCCTGCTCTACAGTTCGGGCTCGACCACCCATCTCGTCGACCGGCTGAAGAGCCTTGGCCTGGTCGGGCGCTGTTCCTGCACCGCGGACGCCCGCATGTCCGAGATCCGGTTGACCGAGCGGGGCGAGGACGTGATCCGGCGCGCGACCCAGGCGTACGTGGCGACCATGGAGGAGATGTTCGAGGCCCACATCGAGCCCGGTGAGATCGACACGCTGCTGCGTTTCGCCCGCCGCCTGGCGGCGGGACAGCGCAGCCCCGAACCTGCGACGGAAACCACCTGA
- a CDS encoding NADPH-dependent FMN reductase: MTTYNVGVLIGSLSKDSINRRLFTALARLAPSADLRLAEVPIRDLPMYNRDLDSALPEEVTAFKAAIEASDAVILITPEYNRSIPGALKNALDWASRPWGSNSLAGKPSAVIGTSIGAIGTAVAQQHLRSILSFLNSPELSQPEAYIQTVPGLITDEGEVTNESTAEFLLNWLKAVHTHADKVALAAAA, from the coding sequence ATGACCACCTACAACGTCGGCGTCCTGATCGGCAGCCTGTCGAAGGACTCCATCAACAGGCGCCTGTTCACCGCGCTCGCGCGCCTCGCCCCCTCGGCGGATCTCCGCCTGGCGGAGGTGCCCATCCGTGATCTGCCGATGTACAACCGCGACCTCGACTCCGCACTCCCGGAGGAGGTCACGGCATTCAAGGCCGCGATCGAGGCGTCCGACGCGGTCATCCTCATCACCCCGGAATACAACCGCTCGATCCCCGGCGCACTGAAGAACGCCCTGGACTGGGCGAGCAGGCCGTGGGGGTCGAACTCCCTTGCCGGGAAGCCTTCCGCAGTCATCGGCACCTCGATCGGCGCGATCGGCACCGCGGTCGCCCAGCAGCACCTGCGCAGCATCCTGTCGTTCCTGAACTCACCGGAGCTCAGCCAGCCCGAGGCCTACATCCAGACCGTCCCCGGGTTGATCACGGACGAGGGCGAGGTCACCAACGAGTCGACCGCCGAGTTCCTGCTGAACTGGCTCAAGGCCGTCCACACCCACGCCGACAAGGTGGCTCTCGCCGCCGCTGCCTGA
- a CDS encoding amidohydrolase family protein produces the protein MATTVITGAQVLVDGEHAPEGVSGIVVVDGRIVETGPGAELLDRWAERDHVDVDHFEGAFLLPGLVDAHVHLTFDATPGVDAATDLTESSAETLAARARVNARAALAAGVTTVRDLGDRSGIVRGLRDEIHAGGTTGPRILTSGVPLTVPGGHLHFLGGAVESDEEIRAAVRQRKDEGDDVIKVAVSGGHITAGSPPTWRSQFTEHQIQVLAQAAREAGLPTAAHAHAVEAIEFAARAGLTTIEHCSAEVAPDPHAGEAAPRTISFTDELVGLIHASGAAVDPTLTSGWIDKAPQDVGFKLIDRIRRLYAAGVPLIVGTDGGVAGSPFGSYAESLLVWLRAGLSNTEVLRLATAETADRIGLKGTTGRLQEGYAADVLIVQSDPRRDLRTVLRPVAVFARGELAGGRVPA, from the coding sequence ATGGCAACAACGGTGATCACGGGTGCGCAGGTCCTGGTGGACGGTGAACACGCCCCGGAGGGTGTCTCGGGGATCGTCGTCGTCGACGGGCGGATCGTCGAGACCGGCCCCGGCGCCGAACTGCTCGACCGCTGGGCAGAGCGGGACCACGTGGATGTCGATCACTTCGAAGGAGCGTTTCTCCTGCCGGGCCTGGTCGACGCCCACGTGCACCTGACGTTCGACGCCACCCCGGGCGTGGACGCGGCAACCGATCTCACGGAGTCGTCGGCCGAGACGCTCGCGGCCCGGGCCCGTGTGAACGCACGAGCAGCGCTCGCGGCCGGAGTGACCACCGTCCGGGATCTCGGAGACCGGTCCGGCATCGTGCGTGGCCTCAGGGACGAGATACACGCGGGCGGGACGACAGGCCCGCGCATCCTGACCTCAGGGGTCCCGCTGACGGTTCCCGGTGGCCATCTCCACTTCCTGGGGGGAGCCGTCGAAAGCGACGAGGAGATCCGCGCGGCGGTGCGCCAGCGCAAGGACGAAGGCGATGACGTCATCAAGGTGGCGGTCTCCGGGGGGCACATCACCGCAGGGTCCCCGCCCACCTGGCGTTCACAGTTCACCGAGCATCAGATCCAGGTGCTGGCGCAGGCGGCGCGGGAGGCGGGGCTGCCGACGGCCGCGCACGCCCATGCGGTCGAAGCCATCGAGTTCGCGGCGCGCGCCGGTCTGACGACGATCGAGCACTGCTCGGCGGAGGTTGCACCCGACCCGCACGCCGGCGAGGCCGCCCCGCGGACAATCAGCTTCACAGACGAACTCGTCGGCCTGATCCATGCGTCCGGGGCGGCGGTCGATCCGACTCTCACCTCCGGTTGGATCGACAAAGCCCCCCAGGACGTGGGGTTCAAGCTCATCGATCGAATCCGGCGTCTGTACGCGGCCGGCGTCCCCCTGATCGTCGGAACCGACGGAGGCGTGGCGGGGAGCCCGTTCGGAAGCTATGCCGAGTCGTTGCTCGTGTGGCTGCGTGCGGGGCTGTCGAACACCGAGGTGCTGCGGCTGGCGACCGCCGAGACCGCTGATCGGATCGGCTTGAAAGGGACAACCGGCCGGTTGCAGGAGGGGTACGCGGCCGACGTGCTGATCGTGCAGTCCGACCCGCGTCGCGACCTGCGCACAGTGTTGCGTCCGGTCGCGGTCTTCGCCCGGGGTGAACTCGCCGGTGGACGCGTCCCCGCCTGA
- a CDS encoding 2-hydroxyacyl-CoA dehydratase: MSATRTTQVGASPHLARRTVIIPSTAPVRQHGLLDVALAAEGYDVEILPADDRRALDVGTRYVNNDYCHPPIDYVGQIVEALASGRYDLRHTAIMMSDPGTACSCRGGNFMTVMRKAIVDAGFGQVPVISQPFDFKDYTTQAVPGTLPLTAGLLVRLALASTYGDLFEKVVYPTRPYEQEPGSTDRLHAQWLSRVASNIRDASFDRFRVNARAIVRDFDALPRVEVVKPRIGIVGDPQLVINFTPRSPNIVRLLEEEGAEAVVPGMGFMSTYNILDMGHGHDRALGIDAQALGHEYHDTCEKPLDDALRASEHFTPFSSIFDMVDTADELAPFAHSFGHFFFMTGGKLRELLKQGVTSIVLFQAFNCAVNYVVGAGMVKKLKLMYPAADVLSVDYDPGMSMTNQINRIRLLIAAQERARDKADQDARVAS; the protein is encoded by the coding sequence ATGAGTGCGACAAGGACGACACAGGTGGGCGCGAGCCCGCATCTCGCGCGCCGGACGGTGATCATCCCGTCGACGGCCCCGGTACGGCAACACGGCCTGCTCGATGTGGCCCTCGCGGCCGAGGGATACGACGTCGAGATCCTGCCGGCCGATGATCGCCGGGCGCTCGACGTGGGGACGCGCTACGTCAACAACGACTATTGCCACCCGCCGATCGACTACGTAGGGCAGATCGTCGAGGCACTCGCCAGCGGACGCTACGACCTTCGGCACACCGCGATCATGATGAGCGACCCGGGCACCGCGTGCAGTTGCCGGGGCGGGAACTTCATGACCGTCATGCGCAAGGCCATCGTGGACGCCGGCTTCGGGCAGGTCCCCGTGATATCGCAACCCTTCGATTTCAAGGACTACACCACGCAGGCGGTGCCCGGGACGCTCCCGCTGACGGCCGGGCTCCTGGTGAGGCTGGCACTGGCGAGCACCTACGGGGATCTCTTCGAGAAGGTGGTCTATCCCACCAGGCCCTACGAGCAGGAACCCGGGAGCACCGACCGCTTGCACGCGCAGTGGCTGTCGCGGGTGGCGTCCAACATTCGTGACGCCTCGTTCGACCGGTTCCGCGTGAACGCGCGTGCCATCGTCCGCGACTTCGATGCCCTGCCGCGGGTCGAGGTCGTCAAGCCGCGCATCGGCATCGTCGGGGATCCGCAGTTGGTCATCAACTTCACCCCCCGGAGCCCCAACATCGTGCGGCTCCTGGAGGAGGAGGGAGCCGAGGCGGTGGTACCGGGCATGGGATTCATGTCGACGTACAACATCCTCGACATGGGGCACGGCCACGACCGTGCCCTGGGGATCGACGCCCAAGCGCTCGGCCATGAGTACCACGACACCTGTGAGAAACCGCTCGACGACGCGCTGCGCGCCTCCGAGCACTTCACGCCGTTCTCCTCGATCTTCGACATGGTCGACACCGCCGACGAGCTGGCCCCGTTCGCCCATTCCTTCGGGCACTTCTTCTTCATGACCGGAGGCAAGCTGCGCGAACTGCTCAAGCAGGGTGTCACCAGCATCGTGTTGTTCCAGGCGTTCAACTGCGCGGTCAACTACGTGGTGGGGGCCGGCATGGTGAAGAAGCTCAAGCTCATGTACCCCGCCGCCGACGTCCTCAGCGTCGACTACGACCCGGGGATGTCGATGACGAACCAGATCAATCGGATCCGCCTGCTCATCGCCGCGCAGGAGCGCGCGAGGGACAAGGCGGACCAGGACGCGCGGGTCGCGTCATGA
- a CDS encoding acyl-CoA dehydratase activase-related protein yields MPSTELSLGLDIGSTTIKAVLLDADDAVVFSSYDRHYADVRGATARVLEAIAREVPADTPLLIRISGSAGMGLAEALDVPFTQEVIAGTEAIERRLQGIDVAIELGGEDAKITFFGQSVEQRMNGMCAGGTGAFIDQMALLLDTDAAGVDALAARATTIYPIASRCGVFAKADVQPLINEGARREDIAASVLQAVVNQSIASLAAGHHIAGRVAFLGGPLYFMDQLRLRFVRTLGLSDDQAVCPEDGLLFVALGAAWTSVARAARGASVKVTTLGDVQRLLVAHPAGPMAIGALPPLFADESDLRAFEARHSAAAPPRRDLAAHHGPAFLGIDAGSTTTKSVLIDADGALLASSYEPNRGDGLQAVVRQVGNLLAQLPASAYIARAAVTGYGENLVRSALRVDEGIVETMAHYRAARYFVPDVDFILDIGGQDMKAMTIRNGQLHAIQLNEACSSGCGSFIEGFAQSLKRSAPEFAAEGLRSRHPADLGSRCTVFMSSKVKQVQKEGFDVGDISAGLAYSVVKNALFKVIKARHPEALGSHILCQGGTFDNSCVLRAFELISGRQVTRPAIAALMGAFGAAVTARDTAQPGSRSTLLDRAELAEFSVDSEFARCGICENDCLLTISRFPDGRQFVTGNRCERGLRVPIDPHQRKIDLVEYRYQRLFRYRPLAAGAPRGDIGIPRALNMYENYPLWFTVFTDLGFRVRLSPRSTREVFDSGLETLPSDSICFPAKLSHGHVQWLVRDGVRRIFFPCVVYEESEHPEAPNNINCMIVQGYPNVLRHTIDAVLDGSVDYHAPVLDLADPESMAVTLHDDFAGSGDIGLDEWRAAVAHGLEELHSFKRQIRRQGEQLLVRMRERGERGVVLASRPYHGDPEINHGIAKLICQEGFNVFTEDSICHLGDASDLEVLSNWEFASRVFAAAKVVARDDHLDLVQLSSFGCALDSVTTDELQSILAPTGKICTVLKIDEGANLGAVRIRIRSLKEAVRMRGGGVVRAVDLPGGVPRHLGGRDAEFARVAEVPHGYPTATASVCTGSKGGDE; encoded by the coding sequence ATGCCGTCGACGGAACTGAGTCTCGGGCTCGACATCGGCTCGACGACGATCAAGGCTGTCCTCCTGGATGCGGACGACGCCGTGGTCTTCTCGAGCTACGACCGGCACTACGCCGATGTCCGTGGCGCCACCGCGCGGGTGTTGGAGGCGATCGCCCGCGAGGTGCCGGCCGACACGCCCCTGCTGATCAGGATCTCGGGCTCGGCGGGTATGGGACTGGCCGAGGCGCTCGACGTTCCCTTCACCCAGGAGGTGATCGCCGGAACGGAGGCGATCGAGCGCCGTCTCCAGGGGATCGACGTGGCCATCGAACTCGGGGGCGAGGACGCGAAGATCACCTTCTTCGGCCAGAGCGTCGAGCAGAGGATGAACGGCATGTGCGCCGGCGGCACCGGCGCCTTCATCGACCAGATGGCACTGCTGCTCGACACCGACGCCGCCGGTGTCGACGCGTTGGCGGCCCGGGCGACGACGATCTATCCGATCGCGTCGCGGTGCGGGGTGTTCGCGAAGGCCGACGTCCAGCCGCTCATCAACGAAGGCGCCCGTCGGGAGGACATCGCGGCGAGCGTCCTGCAGGCGGTGGTCAACCAATCGATCGCCAGTCTCGCCGCGGGGCATCACATCGCCGGACGGGTGGCGTTCCTCGGCGGACCGCTGTACTTCATGGACCAGCTCCGTCTCCGTTTCGTGCGGACACTCGGTCTGTCGGACGACCAGGCCGTCTGCCCCGAGGACGGTCTGCTGTTCGTCGCCCTCGGCGCCGCCTGGACGAGCGTGGCGCGTGCGGCTCGCGGCGCGTCGGTCAAGGTCACCACTCTGGGCGACGTTCAGCGGTTGCTGGTCGCCCACCCGGCCGGGCCCATGGCCATCGGGGCGCTACCGCCGTTGTTCGCGGACGAGAGCGACCTTCGTGCCTTCGAGGCCCGGCACAGTGCGGCCGCGCCGCCGCGCCGAGACCTCGCCGCGCACCACGGGCCTGCCTTCCTCGGGATCGATGCGGGGTCGACGACGACCAAGTCGGTCCTCATCGACGCTGACGGCGCTCTGCTCGCGAGCAGCTACGAGCCGAATCGCGGTGACGGGCTCCAGGCCGTCGTCCGGCAGGTCGGAAACCTCCTCGCGCAATTGCCGGCTTCGGCGTACATCGCGCGGGCGGCGGTCACCGGCTACGGGGAGAACCTGGTGCGCAGTGCCCTTCGTGTCGACGAGGGAATCGTGGAGACGATGGCCCACTACCGGGCTGCACGGTATTTCGTGCCGGACGTCGACTTCATCCTCGACATCGGTGGCCAGGACATGAAAGCCATGACGATCCGCAACGGGCAGTTGCATGCGATCCAGCTGAACGAGGCGTGCTCGTCGGGCTGTGGCTCGTTCATCGAGGGCTTCGCGCAGTCGCTCAAGCGCTCCGCACCCGAGTTCGCCGCCGAGGGCTTGCGCTCGCGCCACCCGGCCGACCTCGGTTCGCGATGCACCGTGTTCATGAGTTCCAAGGTCAAGCAGGTGCAGAAGGAAGGGTTCGACGTCGGTGACATCTCCGCCGGCCTGGCCTACTCGGTGGTCAAGAACGCGCTGTTCAAGGTGATCAAGGCTCGCCACCCCGAGGCGCTCGGTTCCCATATCCTGTGCCAGGGCGGCACCTTCGACAACTCTTGCGTCCTGCGTGCCTTCGAGCTGATCAGCGGCAGGCAGGTGACGCGTCCGGCGATCGCCGCCCTCATGGGGGCCTTCGGGGCGGCCGTCACGGCGCGCGACACCGCCCAGCCCGGCTCGCGCAGCACTCTGCTCGACCGCGCCGAACTCGCGGAGTTCTCCGTCGACAGCGAGTTCGCCCGTTGCGGTATCTGCGAGAACGACTGCCTCCTGACGATCTCGCGGTTCCCCGACGGTAGGCAGTTCGTCACCGGAAACAGGTGTGAGCGTGGCCTGCGCGTCCCGATCGATCCCCATCAGCGCAAGATCGACCTCGTCGAATACCGGTATCAGCGGCTCTTCCGCTATCGCCCGCTCGCCGCGGGCGCACCGCGCGGCGACATCGGTATCCCGCGGGCCCTCAACATGTACGAGAACTATCCGCTGTGGTTCACGGTGTTCACCGATCTCGGTTTCCGGGTTCGGCTCTCGCCGCGGTCGACCCGCGAGGTCTTCGACAGCGGGCTGGAGACCCTGCCCAGCGACTCGATCTGCTTCCCGGCAAAGCTCTCGCACGGGCATGTGCAGTGGCTCGTCCGCGACGGCGTTCGGCGCATCTTCTTCCCGTGCGTGGTCTACGAGGAGTCCGAGCATCCGGAGGCACCGAACAACATCAACTGCATGATCGTCCAGGGATACCCGAACGTGTTGAGGCACACCATCGATGCCGTCCTCGACGGTTCGGTCGACTACCACGCACCCGTCCTCGACCTCGCCGATCCCGAGTCCATGGCCGTCACGCTCCACGACGACTTCGCGGGTTCGGGTGACATCGGGCTGGACGAATGGCGGGCCGCCGTCGCGCACGGCCTCGAGGAGCTTCACTCGTTCAAACGTCAGATCCGCCGACAGGGCGAGCAACTGCTCGTGCGCATGCGCGAACGAGGCGAGCGTGGCGTCGTCCTGGCCTCTCGGCCCTACCACGGCGACCCCGAGATCAACCACGGCATAGCGAAGCTGATCTGCCAGGAGGGCTTCAACGTCTTCACCGAGGACAGCATCTGCCATCTCGGTGACGCGAGCGATCTGGAGGTCTTGTCCAACTGGGAGTTCGCCTCTCGGGTGTTCGCCGCGGCGAAGGTCGTGGCACGGGACGATCACCTCGACCTGGTCCAGCTCAGTTCCTTCGGTTGCGCGCTGGATTCGGTGACGACCGACGAACTGCAGTCCATCCTCGCGCCGACGGGAAAGATCTGCACGGTTCTGAAGATCGACGAGGGCGCGAACCTCGGGGCGGTGAGGATACGGATCCGCTCCCTCAAGGAGGCCGTGCGCATGCGCGGTGGGGGCGTCGTCCGGGCGGTGGACCTTCCGGGCGGCGTTCCGCGGCACCTCGGTGGCCGGGACGCGGAATTCGCCCGAGTGGCCGAGGTACCGCACGGATACCCCACCGCAACGGCCTCGGTGTGCACGGGTTCCAAGGGAGGCGATGAGTGA